The following is a genomic window from Candidatus Gastranaerophilales bacterium.
ATTCAAAGCCGCTGGGCTTTAAGCCGTGGTTAGGAGAAACGTCGGGAATTGCGTTATCTCTTGACTTGTAAATTTGTGCAACACGGGTCTCTAACGTTTGGGGAGATTTATTATAAAGCTCAAGCGCATAATCCAGTTCCGCATCTTTAATATCATTTTTGTACGTATTCCAGAATTTTACCGTATGTTCATAAGCATCTTGCTCTTCTCTCACCGAGGTATAAGGGTCTTTGTCTTTTGCATGGATTATTTCATGTACAATGTAGGCAGCTATAATTTCAGGAGCTGCCCATAAATAATCATTTGAAATTACAATCCTGTTATTATAGTTTTCATATTGGGCAATGTTTGAATAACCGCTCAATTCTTCGGTTTTATCAAACATGACTTTTACGTCTGCTATATCAGCCAAATGTTCCTGTGTAAAATATTTTTTAGCAAGAGCCAAAGAATTTTTAATATTATCCATAGCCTGTTGCTTGCGTCTTGCTTCCGCCAGGTGAGGAGCTTTTTTCTCAAGCTCATGCATTTCAATTTCTTTTGCAAGCCTGTTTGCGGGGTCATAAGTTTTATCAATTTTACTGCCCAGTTCCAATTGTGCCTTTGCAGCAGAAATTTCATTTAATTTATACAGGGAAGCTGCAAG
Proteins encoded in this region:
- a CDS encoding tetratricopeptide repeat protein encodes the protein MQVSGLIPYTAMSNVNIGMSFSGIKLQPLKNTQDNFFSASNEALKYKNQGNDFITQNKYREAIECYKKAIELQPNYEDAYYNLSRAYFHIKDYQNAKLSNEKLVSISPRNMEYRVNLAASLYKLNEISAAKAQLELGSKIDKTYDPANRLAKEIEMHELEKKAPHLAEARRKQQAMDNIKNSLALAKKYFTQEHLADIADVKVMFDKTEELSGYSNIAQYENYNNRIVISNDYLWAAPEIIAAYIVHEIIHAKDKDPYTSVREEQDAYEHTVKFWNTYKNDIKDAELDYALELYNKSPQTLETRVAQIYKSRDNAIPDVSPNHGLKPSGFEYLFYKFKDFMYETYFAPSTSRRLRVVA